A genome region from Jeongeupia sp. HS-3 includes the following:
- the tsf gene encoding translation elongation factor Ts produces MAAITAKMVAELRELTGLGMMECKKALVEVDGDIKQAEEVLRIKSGNKASKMAGRTAAEGVVVAYISDDKKIGAVVEVNCETDFVGKDEGFMAFASAVAKAAALANPADVEALAEAKTDSGESVEDLRKAIIAKLGENMTLRRFVRYETAGQLAAYLHGGKIGVLVDLAGGDEALGKDVAMHIAATKPKSLDASGVDAALIETERRVAIERAKEAGKPEAMLEKIAEGTVQKFLKEVTLLSQPFVKDDKQTIEQLLNANSAKINAFALLVVGEGIEKKVVDYAAEVAAAAKL; encoded by the coding sequence ATGGCAGCAATCACCGCAAAGATGGTCGCCGAACTGCGCGAACTGACCGGCCTCGGCATGATGGAGTGCAAGAAGGCGTTGGTCGAAGTCGATGGCGACATCAAGCAGGCTGAAGAAGTTCTGCGCATCAAGTCGGGCAACAAGGCTTCAAAGATGGCAGGCCGTACCGCTGCTGAAGGCGTTGTGGTTGCTTACATCTCCGACGACAAGAAGATTGGCGCTGTGGTTGAAGTGAACTGCGAAACCGACTTCGTTGGCAAGGATGAAGGCTTCATGGCTTTCGCTAGCGCCGTTGCCAAGGCTGCCGCACTGGCAAATCCGGCTGACGTCGAGGCATTGGCCGAAGCGAAGACCGACTCGGGTGAATCGGTTGAAGATCTGCGCAAGGCCATTATCGCCAAGCTGGGCGAAAACATGACCCTGCGTCGTTTCGTTCGTTACGAAACCGCCGGTCAACTGGCTGCCTATCTGCATGGCGGCAAGATCGGCGTGCTGGTTGATCTGGCTGGTGGCGATGAAGCGCTGGGCAAGGATGTGGCGATGCATATCGCAGCAACCAAGCCGAAGTCGCTTGACGCCAGCGGTGTTGATGCTGCGCTAATCGAAACCGAGCGCCGCGTTGCGATCGAACGTGCCAAGGAAGCCGGCAAGCCGGAAGCCATGCTCGAGAAAATCGCCGAAGGCACGGTACAAAAATTCCTGAAGGAAGTGACGCTGCTGAGCCAGCCGTTCGTGAAGGATGACAAGCAAACCATCGAACAGTTGCTCAATGCAAACTCGGCCAAGATCAACGCGTTCGCGCTGCTGGTCGTGGGTGAGGGTATTGAGAAGAAGGTTGTCGACTACGCTGCGGAAGTCGCTGCTGCTGCCAAGCTTTAA
- the rseP gene encoding RIP metalloprotease RseP, which translates to MCRADACRQSGCFDGCRCAGTRTCPCLAGTAPLSMLQTLLAFIVTLGVLVTVHEFGHYWVARRCGVKVLTFSIGFGKPLLRWQRGEVSWQLAAIPLGGFVRMLDERESPVDPADVSRAFNRQTPIKKILIVAAGPVANLLLAMLLYAGLFSYGVDAIRPVAGQVAPASMAERAGFRAGDLITAINDRPVASWDEAFVALLDGAGDAALVQLAVQTASGRHETRLLPLGELGRSVYEPRLLIRLGLTPYPLTTAIARVEPGGAAAKAGLLAGDIVVSLNGKPLAQWADLQAALQSGAVPMSLAVRRGDHVRQLTVTPAPVEVNGKVIGRLGLEPAIDKALWQSYQTRLQYPPLQALSASLKKIGIQTRLTLVMFGRMIVGKASLDQVSGPITIATYAGESARLGLSSYIEYLALISLSLAVLNLLPVPLLDGGHLLYHGVELLTGRPVSPQVEAIGQRIGLTLLLALMALALFNDIHRLFLG; encoded by the coding sequence TTGTGTCGGGCAGACGCGTGCCGACAGTCTGGATGCTTTGATGGATGCCGATGTGCTGGCACGCGAACGTGCCCATGCCTGGCTGGCACGGCGCCACTAAGCATGCTGCAAACGCTCCTGGCTTTTATCGTTACGCTGGGCGTGCTCGTGACGGTGCACGAGTTTGGTCACTATTGGGTGGCGCGGCGTTGTGGTGTCAAAGTCCTGACTTTTTCGATCGGATTCGGTAAGCCTTTGCTGCGCTGGCAGCGGGGCGAGGTGAGTTGGCAGCTTGCGGCAATCCCGCTTGGCGGTTTTGTTCGCATGCTCGACGAACGAGAGTCGCCGGTTGATCCGGCTGATGTATCGCGCGCCTTCAATCGGCAAACGCCAATCAAGAAGATCCTGATCGTTGCCGCGGGTCCGGTCGCGAATCTGTTGCTGGCGATGTTGCTCTACGCCGGCCTGTTCAGTTACGGGGTCGATGCCATTCGTCCTGTTGCCGGCCAGGTTGCGCCGGCGTCAATGGCCGAGCGGGCGGGATTTCGTGCGGGTGATCTGATTACCGCGATCAATGATCGGCCGGTAGCCAGTTGGGATGAGGCGTTTGTCGCCTTGCTTGATGGCGCCGGTGATGCCGCGCTAGTGCAATTGGCGGTGCAAACGGCGTCGGGACGACACGAAACAAGATTGCTGCCGCTGGGTGAACTGGGGCGCAGCGTGTACGAGCCGCGGCTGCTGATCCGGTTGGGGCTCACCCCTTATCCGCTGACGACCGCGATCGCGCGAGTCGAGCCGGGTGGTGCTGCGGCGAAGGCCGGTCTGCTGGCGGGTGATATTGTGGTCTCGCTGAATGGCAAGCCGCTGGCGCAATGGGCTGACTTGCAAGCTGCGCTGCAGTCCGGCGCGGTGCCTATGTCTCTGGCTGTACGCCGTGGCGATCATGTACGGCAGCTCACGGTGACGCCAGCGCCCGTCGAGGTGAATGGCAAGGTGATCGGCCGTTTGGGCCTTGAACCTGCTATAGACAAGGCGCTTTGGCAAAGTTACCAGACCCGTCTGCAGTATCCGCCTTTGCAGGCATTGTCTGCCTCGCTGAAAAAAATCGGCATCCAGACTCGGCTGACGCTGGTCATGTTCGGCCGGATGATTGTCGGCAAGGCTTCGCTGGATCAGGTGAGTGGTCCGATAACGATTGCGACCTATGCCGGAGAGAGTGCCCGCCTGGGGCTGAGCAGCTATATCGAATACCTCGCGTTGATCAGCCTGAGCCTGGCGGTGTTGAATCTGCTGCCGGTGCCGCTGCTGGATGGCGGCCATTTGTTGTATCATGGCGTCGAACTTTTGACCGGCCGGCCCGTATCGCCGCAGGTCGAAGCGATAGGGCAACGCATTGGGTTGACCTTGTTGCTCGCCTTGATGGCGCTCGCGCTGTTCAACGATATCCACCGACTTTTTCTGGGCTGA
- a CDS encoding phosphatidate cytidylyltransferase, translated as MLKQRVLTALVLIPVMLLGLFALPQTAWIGFVAVILGFSAWEWQRLAGMHGWFAKLYPFLTPAFFLLLALPGSTALASPFVMLGVMLAACVFWALIAPCWLKAKWRLADGGNINGLLGWALLLPAGLAMVVLRDGSMGGWLLLIVMAIAWVADTAAYFSGKTFGRRKLAPTISPGKSWEGAVGGVVGVAIYAALVPKTPFIGGELISLWVWVALALVLTVLSIVGDLLESLFKRQIAIKDSSQLLPGHGGVLDRIDSLLAILPVAAAFYLSYLLFHLVPGR; from the coding sequence ATGCTGAAGCAGCGTGTTCTGACCGCGCTGGTATTGATTCCGGTCATGCTGCTCGGTTTGTTTGCCTTGCCGCAGACCGCCTGGATCGGTTTTGTCGCGGTTATTCTTGGTTTTTCCGCATGGGAATGGCAGCGGCTTGCCGGCATGCACGGCTGGTTTGCCAAGCTCTATCCGTTTCTGACGCCTGCGTTTTTCCTGTTGCTGGCTTTGCCGGGCAGTACCGCACTTGCCTCGCCGTTTGTGATGCTGGGTGTCATGCTGGCTGCTTGCGTGTTCTGGGCGTTGATTGCGCCATGCTGGCTGAAGGCCAAGTGGCGTCTGGCCGATGGCGGCAACATCAATGGCTTGCTCGGTTGGGCATTGCTTTTGCCGGCCGGACTGGCCATGGTCGTACTGCGTGATGGCAGTATGGGTGGGTGGTTGCTGCTGATCGTGATGGCGATTGCCTGGGTGGCCGATACGGCGGCCTATTTCAGTGGCAAGACCTTTGGTCGCCGCAAATTGGCGCCAACGATCAGTCCGGGAAAAAGCTGGGAAGGCGCGGTTGGCGGTGTGGTCGGCGTGGCGATTTATGCTGCGTTGGTACCCAAGACCCCCTTTATCGGCGGCGAGTTGATTTCCCTGTGGGTGTGGGTGGCGCTGGCGCTGGTGTTGACGGTATTGAGTATCGTTGGCGATTTGCTGGAATCATTGTTCAAGCGCCAGATCGCTATCAAGGACAGTAGCCAGCTTTTGCCCGGGCACGGTGGCGTACTGGACCGTATCGATAGTCTGCTGGCGATTCTGCCTGTTGCCGCTGCGTTCTATCTCTCCTATCTCTTGTTCCATCTCGTGCCAGGGCGTTAA
- the pyrH gene encoding UMP kinase, giving the protein MSQTPKYKRILLKLSGEALMGGDSYGINRATIDRIVGEVKAVVDLGVQVAVVIGGGNIFRGVAPAAAGMDRATADYMGMLATVMNALALQDAMRHAGIVSRVQSALTIQQVAEPYIRGKAIRYLEENKVVIFGAGTGNPFFTTDTAAALRGMEMGADIVLKATKVDGVYTDDPKKNPDAVRYQTVTFDEAIGRNLKVMDATAFALCRDQKMNVSVFSIFKAGALKRVVLGEDEGTLVHY; this is encoded by the coding sequence ATGAGCCAAACCCCCAAATACAAGCGCATTCTGTTGAAACTCTCTGGCGAGGCCCTGATGGGCGGCGATAGCTACGGGATCAATCGTGCGACCATCGACCGCATCGTTGGTGAGGTGAAGGCCGTGGTCGATCTGGGTGTTCAGGTGGCCGTTGTGATCGGTGGCGGCAATATTTTTCGCGGCGTCGCCCCGGCAGCGGCGGGTATGGATCGCGCTACCGCCGACTATATGGGTATGCTGGCGACGGTGATGAACGCGCTGGCGCTGCAGGATGCGATGCGTCATGCCGGGATCGTTAGCCGGGTGCAATCTGCGCTGACCATTCAACAGGTTGCCGAGCCTTATATTCGTGGCAAGGCCATTCGTTATCTGGAAGAAAACAAGGTGGTGATCTTTGGTGCCGGTACTGGCAACCCCTTCTTTACGACCGATACCGCAGCGGCATTGCGCGGCATGGAAATGGGTGCGGACATCGTACTCAAGGCCACCAAGGTTGATGGTGTGTATACCGATGATCCAAAGAAGAACCCGGATGCAGTGCGTTATCAGACCGTGACCTTTGACGAGGCGATTGGCCGCAATCTCAAGGTGATGGATGCAACTGCATTTGCGTTGTGTCGCGACCAGAAGATGAATGTCAGCGTCTTCAGTATCTTCAAGGCCGGCGCGCTCAAGCGCGTGGTGCTTGGGGAAGACGAGGGCACGCTGGTACACTACTGA
- the frr gene encoding ribosome recycling factor, with product MIADIKKNAETKMQKSIESLRLNLAKVRTGRAHTGLLDHVMVDYWGSPTPINQVANVTLIDSRTIGVQAWEKPMVAKVEKAIRDADLGLNPASMGDVIRVPMPMLTEERRKELIKVVKNESEDSRVAIRNLRRDANDQLKRLLKDKEISEDDDRRAQDDIQKLTDRYIVEVDKAFAEKEKELLTV from the coding sequence ATGATCGCCGATATCAAAAAAAATGCCGAAACAAAGATGCAGAAATCGATTGAGTCGCTGAGGCTCAATCTGGCCAAGGTGCGTACCGGCCGTGCCCATACCGGCTTGCTCGACCATGTGATGGTCGATTACTGGGGTAGCCCGACGCCGATCAATCAGGTCGCTAACGTCACGCTGATCGATTCGCGCACGATCGGTGTGCAGGCTTGGGAAAAGCCGATGGTCGCCAAGGTCGAAAAGGCCATTCGTGATGCCGACTTGGGCTTGAATCCGGCTTCGATGGGTGATGTGATCCGTGTGCCGATGCCGATGCTGACCGAAGAGCGCCGCAAGGAGCTGATCAAGGTCGTCAAAAACGAATCCGAAGATTCGCGTGTCGCCATCCGCAATCTGCGTCGTGATGCAAACGATCAGCTGAAGCGCCTGCTCAAGGACAAGGAGATCTCCGAGGACGACGATCGTCGTGCGCAGGACGATATCCAGAAGCTGACCGATCGTTACATTGTCGAAGTCGACAAGGCGTTTGCCGAGAAAGAAAAAGAGCTGTTGACGGTATAA
- the uppS gene encoding polyprenyl diphosphate synthase, translated as MLKFCSSTLAVPQANTCVPEHVAVIMDGNGRWAKKRLMPRVFGHKKGVDALRATVKTCDALGVRYLTVFAFSNENWRRPDEEVSFLMGLFLKVLQGEIERMHSNAIRLKIIGNRSRFSAELVALIDAAEAKTAANAGLTLTIAADYGARWDILQATHSLLAEHPEKATSFDEGDLTPHLAMAYAPEPDLFIRTGGEQRISNFLLWQLAYTELYFTDLLWPDFDAAAFGVAIDWYRGRERRFGRTSEQLQVLSSC; from the coding sequence GTGCTCAAGTTTTGCAGCTCTACACTTGCGGTTCCGCAAGCAAATACATGTGTACCCGAGCACGTTGCCGTCATCATGGACGGCAACGGCCGCTGGGCTAAAAAGCGTTTGATGCCGCGCGTCTTTGGTCATAAGAAGGGCGTGGACGCACTGCGGGCTACGGTCAAAACGTGCGATGCGCTGGGTGTGCGCTATCTGACCGTGTTTGCGTTCAGTAATGAGAACTGGCGCCGCCCGGACGAAGAGGTGTCGTTCCTGATGGGCTTGTTTCTCAAGGTGCTGCAAGGCGAGATCGAGCGCATGCACTCGAATGCGATTCGCTTGAAAATCATCGGTAACCGGTCGCGTTTTTCTGCCGAGTTGGTCGCGCTGATTGATGCGGCCGAAGCCAAGACCGCTGCGAATGCAGGTCTGACGCTGACCATTGCCGCTGACTACGGTGCGCGCTGGGATATTTTGCAGGCGACGCATAGCCTGCTGGCCGAGCATCCCGAAAAAGCCACCAGCTTTGACGAGGGCGATCTTACGCCGCATCTGGCCATGGCTTATGCGCCGGAGCCGGATCTGTTCATTCGCACCGGTGGGGAGCAGCGCATCAGCAACTTCCTGTTGTGGCAGTTGGCCTATACCGAGCTCTATTTTACCGACCTGTTGTGGCCGGATTTCGATGCTGCCGCGTTTGGTGTTGCCATCGATTGGTACCGTGGCCGTGAGCGCCGCTTTGGCCGTACCAGCGAGCAACTTCAGGTTCTGTCTTCATGCTGA
- the rpsB gene encoding 30S ribosomal protein S2, producing MSVSMREMLEAGVHFGHQTRYWHPKMGQYIFGARNKIHIINLEKTLPLFEEALKYVRRISANKGTVLFVGTKRSARDIVAEEATRAGMPFVSHRWLGGMLTNYKTVKQSIKRLEDLQAILADENSGYGKKELLDIQREVEKLDRSLGGIKDMKGLPDAIFVIDTGYQNGALVEAKKLGIPVIGIVDTNNNPLGIDFVVPGNDDSSRAIRLYARGIADAVLEGRNQAVQEIVAAAAEAQA from the coding sequence ATGTCCGTTAGCATGCGTGAAATGCTTGAAGCTGGTGTTCACTTCGGTCACCAGACCCGTTACTGGCACCCGAAAATGGGCCAGTACATTTTTGGTGCCCGCAATAAGATTCACATCATCAACCTCGAAAAGACCCTGCCGCTGTTCGAAGAAGCGCTGAAGTACGTGCGCCGTATCTCGGCCAACAAGGGTACGGTTCTGTTCGTGGGTACCAAGCGCTCGGCGCGTGACATCGTTGCTGAAGAAGCAACCCGTGCTGGTATGCCTTTCGTGTCGCATCGTTGGCTCGGCGGCATGCTGACCAACTACAAGACCGTAAAGCAATCGATCAAGCGTCTTGAAGATCTGCAAGCCATCCTTGCTGATGAAAACAGCGGCTACGGCAAGAAAGAATTGCTCGACATCCAGCGCGAAGTCGAAAAGCTTGATCGCTCGCTCGGCGGCATCAAGGACATGAAGGGTCTGCCGGACGCGATTTTCGTGATCGACACCGGTTACCAGAATGGTGCCCTGGTTGAAGCCAAGAAGCTGGGTATCCCGGTGATCGGCATTGTCGATACCAACAATAACCCGCTGGGTATTGATTTCGTGGTTCCGGGTAACGATGACTCGTCCCGCGCGATTCGCCTGTACGCTCGCGGCATTGCTGACGCTGTGCTCGAAGGCCGCAACCAGGCTGTGCAGGAAATCGTTGCTGCGGCTGCTGAAGCCCAGGCCTGA
- the ispC gene encoding 1-deoxy-D-xylulose-5-phosphate reductoisomerase encodes MAPQVLTILGSTGSIGVSTLDVVARHPEQFQVYALTGATQLDKLHDQCLAFAPRFAVVLDDGAAEVLRARLKASGSETEVLCGEAALEAVASATIVTAVMAAIVGAAGMRPTLAAARAGKRVLLANKETLVLAGRLFMDEVTRCGATLLPIDSEHNAIFQVLPRAYREAPYASTLRDAGLKRILLTASGGPFRTRSLDTLAQVTPEEAVRHPNWSMGRKISVDSASMMNKGLEVIEARWLFNADVDEIAVLVHPQSVVHSMVEYVDGSVLAQLGAPDMRIPIAYGMAYPARIDSGVASLDLFSVGRLDFEAPDLARFPCLRLAFDALRAGGAATAVLNAANEVAVAAFLDCGLDYPGIPALIESVLGDCVGQTRADSLDALMDADVLARERAHAWLARRH; translated from the coding sequence ATGGCTCCACAAGTTTTAACCATTCTCGGTTCGACCGGCAGTATCGGCGTCAGTACGCTCGACGTCGTGGCCCGTCATCCCGAGCAATTCCAGGTGTATGCGCTAACCGGCGCCACCCAGCTCGATAAACTCCACGACCAGTGTCTGGCGTTTGCGCCTCGTTTTGCGGTAGTGCTCGATGATGGCGCTGCCGAGGTGTTGCGCGCCCGACTCAAGGCGTCGGGTAGCGAGACCGAGGTGTTGTGTGGCGAAGCTGCGCTTGAAGCGGTGGCCAGCGCTACCATCGTAACTGCGGTGATGGCGGCGATCGTTGGTGCCGCGGGCATGCGGCCGACGCTGGCTGCGGCTCGCGCCGGCAAGCGGGTGCTGCTCGCCAACAAGGAAACGCTGGTGTTGGCCGGCCGCTTGTTTATGGACGAGGTGACCCGCTGTGGCGCGACGCTTCTGCCGATCGATAGTGAGCACAATGCGATTTTCCAGGTGCTGCCGAGGGCTTACCGTGAAGCGCCGTACGCATCGACATTGCGCGATGCAGGGCTCAAACGCATTTTATTGACCGCTTCGGGCGGGCCGTTTCGCACGCGGTCGCTCGATACGCTGGCGCAAGTGACGCCAGAAGAAGCGGTTCGCCATCCGAACTGGTCGATGGGGCGGAAGATTTCGGTCGATTCGGCATCAATGATGAACAAGGGGCTGGAGGTGATCGAGGCGCGCTGGCTATTCAATGCCGACGTCGACGAGATCGCCGTATTGGTGCATCCGCAGAGTGTTGTTCATTCAATGGTTGAGTATGTCGATGGCTCGGTGTTGGCGCAGCTTGGTGCGCCCGATATGCGCATTCCGATTGCCTACGGCATGGCCTATCCGGCTCGGATCGACTCCGGCGTCGCATCGCTGGATCTGTTCAGCGTCGGTCGGCTGGATTTCGAGGCGCCCGATCTGGCCCGTTTTCCCTGTCTTCGTCTGGCATTTGATGCTTTGCGTGCCGGTGGCGCGGCGACGGCGGTACTCAATGCGGCGAACGAGGTTGCCGTTGCCGCCTTCCTCGATTGCGGCCTCGACTACCCCGGCATCCCTGCCTTGATCGAAAGTGTGCTCGGCGATTGTGTCGGGCAGACGCGTGCCGACAGTCTGGATGCTTTGATGGATGCCGATGTGCTGGCACGCGAACGTGCCCATGCCTGGCTGGCACGGCGCCACTAA